Proteins encoded in a region of the Quercus lobata isolate SW786 chromosome 8, ValleyOak3.0 Primary Assembly, whole genome shotgun sequence genome:
- the LOC115957143 gene encoding WAT1-related protein At2g39510-like, translating into MSMEARTQLYKKVKPFVAIILVQLGHAGMSIIAKLALNKGMNPRVFIAYRYAVATMVIAPFAIFYDRKKRAKLTYSVFAKIMLLALLGPVAYQNLYYEGVKLTSATYSRALFNVVPVFTFAMAWILRLEKVNIRRRGSQAKVLGTIVTIGGAMLMTLVKGPSWNLPCTYGHCHQESASAANKQDVKGALMMLAGFFCQSGYIILQAITLESYPTELSLAALISLMGTLESTIVAFAMEWRNLTAWSMRFDIKLIAVVYAGIVTTAFSIYIYGMVIKEKGPVFVTAFSPLSTILVAIMGSFILVETMFLGSVIGAIVIIVGLYMFLWGKNQDQKSGAERVVVPTAQNTATADERMTTSNQEFMAINMTSTKSTDGTA; encoded by the exons ATGTCTATGGAGGCTAGGACTCAATTGTATAAGAAGGTGAAGCCATTTGTGGCAATAATTTTAGTGCAACTTGGCCATGCAGGGATGTCCATAATCGCTAAGCTTGCCCTAAACAAGGGAATGAATCCACGTGTGTTCATAGCCTACCGATATGCCGTCGCCACTATGGTCATTGCTCCTTTCGCCATTTTCTACGATAG GAAGAAAAGGGCAAAGTTGACCTACTCTGTCTTTGCCAAGATTATGTTGCTTGCCTTATTGGG GCCTGTAGCATACCAGAACTTGTACTACGAGGGGGTGAAGCTTACTTCAGCAACTTATTCAAGAGCATTGTTCAATGTTGTTCCTGTGTTTACATTTGCAATGGCTTGGATTTTACG TCTTGAGAAAGTAAATATTAGGAGACGGGGTAGCCAGGCAAAGGTATTGGGGACCATAGTCACGATTGGAGGAGCTATGCTTATGACTCTGGTTAAAGGTCCTTCGTGGAATTTGCCATGTACATATGGACATTGCCATCAAGAATCTGCAAGTGCAGCAAATAAGCAAGATGTCAAGGGTGCTCTCATGATGCTAGCAGGTTTTTTCTGCCAGTCTGGTTACATTATTCTTCAA GCAATTACACTGGAATCATACCCCACAGAGCTTTCCCTAGCAGCTTTAATAAGTTTGATGGGCACACTAGAAAGTACCATAGTGGCTTTTGCTATGGAATGGAGGAACCTTACGGCTTGGTCAATGCGCTTTGATATTAAGCTCATAGCTGTTGTATATGCT GGCATAGTAACTACAGCGTTCAGCATTTACATTTATGGAATGGTAATAAAGGAAAAAGGACCTGTTTTCGTGACTGCTTTTAGTCCACTAAGCACAATTCTAGTTGCAATTATGGGCTCCTTCATTTTGGTCGAGACAATGTTCTTAGGAAG CGTTATTGGAGCGATTGTCATTATTGTTGGCCTATATATGTTTTTATGGGGCAAGAACCAGGATCAGAAGTCAGGTGCTGAAAGGGTAGTAGTACCAACTGCCCAAAATACGGCTACTGCAGATGAGCGGATGACGACttcaaatcaagaatttatGGCCATCAATATGACAAGTACAAAATCTACCGATGGAACTGCATGA